One segment of Kryptolebias marmoratus isolate JLee-2015 linkage group LG23, ASM164957v2, whole genome shotgun sequence DNA contains the following:
- the LOC108244317 gene encoding male-specific lethal 3 homolog isoform X1, whose protein sequence is MNSRGIKYQFHKGERVLCFEPDPTKAKVLYDAKVLDVLIGTDEHGRRVPKYLIHFNGWSRSWDRWAAEDHVLRDTEENRKLQRKLARKALGRMKRKGWTKRRRRQSDTKSSLKTLPKEDDSDDACLISTSESSDGDDSDPESSNSGDSTFSEDIDKMRVEPDMNVKRECEEKIVHVDINIPDVLKKKLEDDCFYINKRKKLVVVPCQTNVVHILESYVKHFAINKAFMANDRYRRQQSAAQSTSPQPIPPEKSEELCKEMVDGLRITFDFTLPMILLYPCEQAQFKKVSSSRLFLATTDGSPSSSNAQRERSPSPPGHNPPTPQSTDSQPALSDTSATTPSAAPAPTPKRRRHPDMDCISFQSQSLRRSTRNTSGGERPAEGSSGGHQSGGSATASPQLKRRLVDTSTQPKFFLNLDRKTPVHSGSSSPLPLTPSKERSGPFYGLESRRNNELNEVLSWKLTPDNYPQKDQPPPPSYLYGSQHLLRLFVKLPEILGKMQLPERNLRALIKHLELFLRFLAEFHEDFFPESAYVSASEAHYSMKQPRPVY, encoded by the exons ATGAATTCGCGGGGAATTAAATATCAGTTTCACAAAGGAGAACGAGTCCTGTGCTTCGAACCAGACCCCACCAAGGCTAAAGTCTTGTATGACGCTAAG GTCCTTGATGTCTTGATAGGTACAGACGAACATGGAAGGCGAGTCCCAAAGTACCTGATTCACTTCAACGGCTGGAGCAGGAG CTGGGATCGCTGGGCGGCGGAGGATCATGTCCTAAGGGACACGGAGGAAAACCGTAAATTGCAACGTAAACTGGCTCGCAAAGCGCTGGGTCGCAT GAAGAGAAAAGGATGGACGAAGAGGCGCCGTCGTCAGTCCGATACTAAATCTTCTCTGAAGACTCTCCCCAAGGAGGACGACAGCGATGACGCGT GTTTGATTTCGACTTCAGAGAGCAGCGACGGGGACGACTCTGACCCCGAATCTTCAAACAGCGGCGACAGCACATTCTCAGAGGACATCGACAAAATG AGGGTTGAGCCAGACATGAACGTGAAGCGAGAGTGTGAAGAGAAGATCGTTCACGTCGACATCAACATCCCTGATGTCCTGAAGAAGAAACTGGAGGACGACTGCTTTTACATCAACAAGAGGAAGAAG CTCGTCGTGGTCCCCTGTCAGACCAACGTGGTGCACATCCTCGAGTCCTACGTCAAACACTTCGCCATAAACAAAGCCTTCATGGCCAACGACCGCTACAGGCGGCAGCAGAGCGCTGCGCAGAGCACCAGTCCGCAGCCGATCCCTCCAGAGAAGAG cGAGGAGCTCTGTAAGGAAATGGTGGACGGCCTGAGGATCACATTTGACTTCACCTTACCCATGATCCTCCTCTATCCCTGCGAGCAAGCTCAGTTCAAAAAGGTCAGCTCGTCCAGACTCTTCCTCGCCACGACCGACGGCTCGCCTTCCTCCAGCAA cgCCCAACGGGAACGCAGCCCGAGCCCGCCGGGccacaacccccccacccctcagtCCACGGACAGCCAGCCGGCCCTGAGCGACACCTCCGCCACCACGcccagcgccgctccggccccGACTCCGAAGCGCCGGCGCCACCCGGACATGGACTGCATCTCGTTCCAGTCGCAGTCCCTCCGCCGCTCCACCAGGAACACATCGGGAGGCGAGCGGCCCGCCGAAGGCAGCAGCGGTGGCCATCAGA GTGGAGGGAGCGCCACGGCGTCGCCGCAGCTCAAACGCCGTCTGGTCGACACTTCGACGCAGCCCAAGTTCTTCCTCAACCTCGACAGAA AAACCCCGGTGCACAGCGGCTCGTCTTCGCCGCTCCCGCTAACGCCGAGCAAGGAGAGGAGCGGGCCTTTCTACGGCCTGGAGAGCCGGCGGAACAACGAGCTCAATGAG GTCCTGAGCTGGAAGCTAACGCCTGACAACTACCCTCAGAAAGACCAGCCTCCTCCGCCTTCGTACCTGTATGGCTCCCAGCACCTGCTGCGGCTCTTCG TGAAGCTTCCTGAGATCCTGGGGAAAATGCAGCTCCCCGAGAGGAACCTCCGAGCCCTGATCAAACACCTGGAACTCTTTCTCAG
- the LOC108244317 gene encoding male-specific lethal 3 homolog isoform X2, with the protein MTRLISTSESSDGDDSDPESSNSGDSTFSEDIDKMRVEPDMNVKRECEEKIVHVDINIPDVLKKKLEDDCFYINKRKKLVVVPCQTNVVHILESYVKHFAINKAFMANDRYRRQQSAAQSTSPQPIPPEKSEELCKEMVDGLRITFDFTLPMILLYPCEQAQFKKVSSSRLFLATTDGSPSSSNAQRERSPSPPGHNPPTPQSTDSQPALSDTSATTPSAAPAPTPKRRRHPDMDCISFQSQSLRRSTRNTSGGERPAEGSSGGHQSGGSATASPQLKRRLVDTSTQPKFFLNLDRKTPVHSGSSSPLPLTPSKERSGPFYGLESRRNNELNEVLSWKLTPDNYPQKDQPPPPSYLYGSQHLLRLFVKLPEILGKMQLPERNLRALIKHLELFLRFLAEFHEDFFPESAYVSASEAHYSMKQPRPVY; encoded by the exons ATGACGC GTTTGATTTCGACTTCAGAGAGCAGCGACGGGGACGACTCTGACCCCGAATCTTCAAACAGCGGCGACAGCACATTCTCAGAGGACATCGACAAAATG AGGGTTGAGCCAGACATGAACGTGAAGCGAGAGTGTGAAGAGAAGATCGTTCACGTCGACATCAACATCCCTGATGTCCTGAAGAAGAAACTGGAGGACGACTGCTTTTACATCAACAAGAGGAAGAAG CTCGTCGTGGTCCCCTGTCAGACCAACGTGGTGCACATCCTCGAGTCCTACGTCAAACACTTCGCCATAAACAAAGCCTTCATGGCCAACGACCGCTACAGGCGGCAGCAGAGCGCTGCGCAGAGCACCAGTCCGCAGCCGATCCCTCCAGAGAAGAG cGAGGAGCTCTGTAAGGAAATGGTGGACGGCCTGAGGATCACATTTGACTTCACCTTACCCATGATCCTCCTCTATCCCTGCGAGCAAGCTCAGTTCAAAAAGGTCAGCTCGTCCAGACTCTTCCTCGCCACGACCGACGGCTCGCCTTCCTCCAGCAA cgCCCAACGGGAACGCAGCCCGAGCCCGCCGGGccacaacccccccacccctcagtCCACGGACAGCCAGCCGGCCCTGAGCGACACCTCCGCCACCACGcccagcgccgctccggccccGACTCCGAAGCGCCGGCGCCACCCGGACATGGACTGCATCTCGTTCCAGTCGCAGTCCCTCCGCCGCTCCACCAGGAACACATCGGGAGGCGAGCGGCCCGCCGAAGGCAGCAGCGGTGGCCATCAGA GTGGAGGGAGCGCCACGGCGTCGCCGCAGCTCAAACGCCGTCTGGTCGACACTTCGACGCAGCCCAAGTTCTTCCTCAACCTCGACAGAA AAACCCCGGTGCACAGCGGCTCGTCTTCGCCGCTCCCGCTAACGCCGAGCAAGGAGAGGAGCGGGCCTTTCTACGGCCTGGAGAGCCGGCGGAACAACGAGCTCAATGAG GTCCTGAGCTGGAAGCTAACGCCTGACAACTACCCTCAGAAAGACCAGCCTCCTCCGCCTTCGTACCTGTATGGCTCCCAGCACCTGCTGCGGCTCTTCG TGAAGCTTCCTGAGATCCTGGGGAAAATGCAGCTCCCCGAGAGGAACCTCCGAGCCCTGATCAAACACCTGGAACTCTTTCTCAG